CCGCCGCCGACCGGGACGATCAGGGCGTCGGCGTAGGGCAGTTCTTCGAGGATTTCCAGCCCCACCGTGCCTTGGCCGGCGATGACGTAGGGGTCGTCAAAGGCGTGGATAAACGTAACCTTCTCTCGCTCGGCCATTTCAAGGGCCGCGGCGTAGCTTTCGTCGTAGGTTTGGCCGGTCAGCACCACCTCGGCGCCGTAGCCGCGGGTGGCCTCGATCTTGGCCTGAGGCGCCCCCTCCGGCATGACCACCGTGGCCTGCACCCCGAAGCGGAACGCGGCCATGGCCACGCCCTGGGCGTGGTTGCCGGCCGAGGCGGTGATGACGCCGCGGGCGCGCGCATCGGGGGCGAGGCTGGCCACTTTGTTGTAGGCGCCGCGGATCTTGAAGGCCCCCGTTTTCTGCAGATTTTCCAGTTTCAAGAACACCTCGCAGCCGCTCATCGCGCTGAAGGTGGAGGAATGCTGCAGCGGCGTGCGGTGAACCACCCGCCTCAGGCGCGCGTCCGCTTCGGCGATGTCGCGGTACGTAACGTCAAAATCCCCATTGCAACCACCTCCGATGGAAGGATAACGAGCGAGCAACGCGGGGCAGGGCAAACAAAAACGCCCCTCCCAGAAGGGACGGGCGCAAAACCCGCGGTACCACCCTTTTTCCGCTCGAGCCTTGCACGGCTTGAGCGGCACCTCAGGCAGGCGTCCTTGCCGCGCGGACGGCTTCGTCCGCTGAAACGCAGGTTAAGGCCAGCATGCGAACCGTGCCCCGCTTCGGCAAGGCGCCCGTTCCGATAACGGCGGAACCCACCGGGGCTCCCTACTGGGCGCGCGTAGAGCGGCGTTCGGGAGCCGCCTCCGAGGGGATTTTCCGCGACGGGGGTCGCCGGCTCGCACCGTCCGCCGGCTCTCTGAAGACGCCGCCTGCCGCGTACTCGTCCTCGTCATCGGCTGTTGACGTAACAAGATTTTTCGGCTTTCGCGATTCGTCTGGAAAAGACTGAACAACGCGGACGTGTCGAACGCTAGCTGCCCGATCCGCGCGCGCCGGGCGACGCGGCGGCCACGCGGCTGTACACCGGCGTCAGCCAGTGGGCGTAGCGCGCGTCGCGCCCGCGGACGGCGGCGAAGAACCGCTCCTGCAGCGCCCGCGTCATGGGACCCGGCCGCCCGCTCCCCACCGGCCGGTGATCCACCTTCGTC
This region of Calditerricola satsumensis genomic DNA includes:
- the ilvA gene encoding threonine ammonia-lyase, which produces MVHRTPLQHSSTFSAMSGCEVFLKLENLQKTGAFKIRGAYNKVASLAPDARARGVITASAGNHAQGVAMAAFRFGVQATVVMPEGAPQAKIEATRGYGAEVVLTGQTYDESYAAALEMAEREKVTFIHAFDDPYVIAGQGTVGLEILEELPYADALIVPVGGGGLISGIAVAAKTIKPDIRIIGVQAQNAPAAHDSWRKGLRLDVPATRTLADGLAVRRPGELTFHLMQRYVDDMVLVSEEAIAAAIRLFLERAKLLVEGAGAAALAALLGGELAYLRGQRVVLVVSGGNVDLSRLTTLATAPKTPMGTAT